A single region of the Salicibibacter cibi genome encodes:
- the pnpS gene encoding two-component system histidine kinase PnpS, with protein MFIDGRGHITLANRMCDDIFQADTSEWLEHLYYDCIHDHNFVLFIQYVFLTETHAHEQLYFDDGWSVKHYEAYGTPVTNSKSQLHGVVVVLHDITGVKRLEEIRKDFVANVSHELKTPVTSLKGFAETLLNESMENQDVQRQFLEIIWKESDRLQDLVGDLLELSRIETHNFQLNLQPIDLSKIGAETERLLRKKADDKSLQFNVSSEGNKEMIGDAARIKQILLNLLTNAIAYTGEGGEVELNIYEEAEFIVCRVSDTGIGIEKQDLPRVFERFYRVDKARSRDLGGTGLGLAIVKHLLEAHEGTIEAKSKPNVGTMFTICFPKEWSGW; from the coding sequence TTGTTCATTGATGGTCGAGGCCATATAACACTCGCGAACCGTATGTGTGATGACATTTTTCAAGCGGATACAAGTGAATGGTTGGAACATCTTTATTATGATTGCATTCATGATCATAATTTCGTTCTATTCATTCAATATGTCTTTTTAACCGAGACACATGCGCACGAGCAATTGTATTTTGACGATGGCTGGTCTGTAAAGCATTATGAAGCTTACGGAACGCCGGTCACTAATAGCAAAAGTCAATTACATGGCGTGGTCGTGGTTTTGCATGATATCACAGGTGTGAAACGGCTGGAAGAGATACGGAAAGATTTTGTGGCCAATGTTTCCCATGAATTAAAGACACCGGTCACGTCACTTAAAGGGTTCGCTGAAACATTGCTCAACGAGTCGATGGAGAATCAGGATGTTCAACGACAGTTTTTGGAAATAATCTGGAAGGAAAGTGATCGTCTTCAAGATTTGGTGGGCGACTTGCTCGAGTTGTCACGCATTGAAACTCACAACTTCCAGTTGAATTTACAACCGATCGATCTCTCGAAAATCGGAGCGGAAACAGAGCGTTTATTAAGAAAAAAAGCAGATGACAAATCGTTACAATTTAACGTTTCGAGTGAGGGGAACAAGGAAATGATCGGCGATGCGGCTCGAATAAAGCAAATACTCTTGAACTTACTAACGAACGCCATCGCATACACCGGAGAAGGTGGGGAAGTAGAGCTAAATATTTACGAGGAGGCCGAGTTCATCGTCTGTCGAGTGAGTGATACAGGGATAGGTATTGAAAAACAGGACCTGCCGCGCGTATTCGAACGCTTCTATCGTGTTGACAAAGCACGGAGTCGCGATCTGGGCGGCACAGGCCTAGGCTTAGCCATCGTTAAACACTTATTGGAGGCGCATGAAGGTACGATTGAGGCAAAGAGCAAACCGAACGTGGGCACGATGTTTACGATTTGCTTTCCGAAAGAATGGAGTGGCTGGTAA
- a CDS encoding SDR family oxidoreductase produces MDPREMQIGSTPRQRQERQPGIESQMQPKPAQPTDYKGTDKLKGKASLITGGDSGIGRAVAMLYAKEGADVAISYLDEHEDAEETKKMVEAEGTRCLLLPGDIKSESHCRDLVEQTVATFGKINILVNNAAIQYVRDDILDVSSEQFEDVFRVNFFSHFYLTKAAVRHMQAGDSIIATSSINAYRGNPIFMDYSATKGAVTSFIRSIAQSLADKGIRANSVAPGPVWTPLIPSSFDEEGVENFGQGGLINRPGQPSEHAWPYVMLAADESSYMTGQAIHINGGDYTSS; encoded by the coding sequence ATGGATCCACGAGAGATGCAGATCGGAAGCACTCCACGGCAGCGCCAAGAAAGACAACCGGGCATTGAGTCGCAGATGCAGCCAAAGCCTGCGCAGCCGACGGATTATAAAGGAACGGATAAGTTGAAAGGAAAGGCATCGTTGATTACCGGGGGTGACAGCGGCATTGGACGTGCCGTGGCCATGCTTTATGCAAAAGAAGGCGCGGATGTTGCCATTTCTTATTTGGATGAACATGAAGATGCCGAAGAAACGAAAAAAATGGTCGAAGCCGAAGGGACGAGATGCTTACTCCTTCCGGGTGACATTAAAAGTGAATCCCATTGCCGGGATCTCGTGGAACAAACCGTCGCGACGTTCGGAAAGATTAATATTCTCGTTAACAATGCGGCGATTCAATATGTGCGCGATGATATCCTTGATGTTTCTTCGGAGCAATTCGAGGACGTGTTTCGGGTTAATTTCTTTTCCCATTTCTATTTAACAAAAGCCGCTGTCCGTCACATGCAGGCAGGTGATTCCATTATTGCCACTTCTTCCATTAATGCTTACCGCGGGAACCCGATTTTCATGGACTATTCGGCAACGAAAGGCGCGGTCACTTCATTTATCCGCAGTATCGCCCAAAGCCTTGCCGATAAAGGCATTCGCGCGAATTCAGTGGCGCCCGGACCGGTATGGACGCCGCTGATTCCGTCATCGTTTGACGAAGAAGGCGTTGAAAATTTCGGTCAAGGCGGCTTGATCAACCGGCCGGGCCAACCTTCCGAACATGCTTGGCCTTATGTGATGCTAGCGGCAGATGAATCTTCCTACATGACCGGGCAAGCGATTCACATTAACGGTGGCGACTATACGTCGTCATAG
- a CDS encoding YndM family protein: MRYVGALIIKLIMITFVSWFFLGLFGGVSFANILLVSVVLTGVSFLVGDLYLLKNFGNTLATVVDFVLVWAGLWALGAALFPFEGLVLYCIASAFFIAAGEGFFHLYMERNVLPNEDSSTDNPAVKNLQTEFGSDVDIKSDAEKTNKKKK, encoded by the coding sequence TTGAGGTATGTTGGTGCCTTGATCATTAAATTGATTATGATTACTTTTGTGTCATGGTTTTTTCTAGGGTTGTTCGGCGGGGTTTCGTTTGCGAATATACTGCTCGTCAGTGTTGTCCTCACTGGTGTTTCGTTTCTCGTCGGTGATTTGTATTTGTTGAAAAACTTCGGAAATACATTGGCGACCGTCGTAGATTTTGTCCTTGTATGGGCAGGATTATGGGCATTGGGTGCAGCTTTATTCCCGTTTGAAGGACTTGTTTTATATTGCATTGCTTCAGCTTTCTTTATTGCCGCCGGCGAAGGATTTTTCCACTTATACATGGAGAGGAACGTTTTGCCAAATGAGGATTCAAGTACTGACAATCCCGCCGTGAAAAATTTGCAAACCGAATTTGGTTCAGACGTAGATATCAAATCTGATGCTGAAAAAACCAATAAGAAAAAGAAATAA
- a CDS encoding glycerol-3-phosphate responsive antiterminator, whose amino-acid sequence MDVFDGQKIIPAVKEMKDFERVLKREDAFFVVLEVHISQLARMKKAAREAHKKMIIHADLVQGLKSDRYAAEFLSQTIKPAGIISTRGDMLRIAKKNNIMAIQRMFLLDTIALHTSYQLAETVGPDVIELLPGIIPSYIRKVHEETEIDVIAGGLIETDNDVRQAIEGGARAVTTSRQDLWEAFRT is encoded by the coding sequence ATGGATGTGTTTGATGGACAGAAAATCATTCCGGCTGTAAAAGAGATGAAGGATTTTGAACGTGTATTAAAACGAGAGGATGCATTTTTTGTTGTATTGGAAGTTCACATCTCCCAACTTGCCAGAATGAAGAAAGCGGCACGGGAAGCGCATAAAAAAATGATCATCCACGCGGATCTTGTACAAGGACTTAAAAGCGATCGGTATGCGGCGGAATTTCTGTCTCAAACGATTAAACCCGCGGGTATTATTTCTACGCGGGGCGATATGCTCCGAATCGCTAAAAAGAATAATATCATGGCGATTCAGCGGATGTTCCTTTTGGACACAATCGCCCTTCACACGAGTTATCAACTGGCCGAAACGGTTGGGCCGGATGTGATTGAGCTGCTTCCGGGCATTATCCCTTCCTACATCCGCAAAGTACACGAGGAAACGGAAATTGACGTTATTGCAGGCGGGCTGATCGAAACCGACAATGATGTCAGACAAGCTATCGAAGGCGGAGCAAGAGCGGTTACAACATCTCGGCAAGACCTTTGGGAAGCTTTCCGGACGTAG